One Dysosmobacter welbionis DNA segment encodes these proteins:
- a CDS encoding diacylglycerol/lipid kinase family protein produces the protein MSLLKTKKLLFILNPRAGRNKPHGPLFDALAILSGAGYLIRIHETSAPGDAADTAAREGAGYDLVVAAGGDGTLNEVISGLMRLDAPPPLGYLPQGTTNDFASSLQIPRTPASAAKNIVQNRMRELDIGRWNERSFIYVASFGAFTRSSYAASQAAKNALGHFAYILEGMKDLNTLRPYHIRLTADGEVLDGDYLFGAVCNSTSIGGLMKLDPERVVLDDGKFEMLLVPSPKTAADLQNLVLALLNQQYDSQGLVFRHVSSLRLETEEELPWSLDGEYAPSVPVVDIVNRQRALRMLL, from the coding sequence GTGTCACTCTTGAAAACGAAGAAACTGCTGTTCATTCTCAATCCCCGGGCCGGGCGGAACAAGCCCCACGGTCCGCTGTTTGACGCGCTGGCCATCCTCTCCGGCGCGGGTTACCTCATCCGGATCCACGAGACCTCCGCCCCAGGAGACGCGGCCGATACCGCCGCCCGGGAGGGCGCCGGATACGATCTGGTGGTGGCAGCCGGAGGAGACGGCACCCTCAACGAGGTGATCTCCGGCCTGATGCGGCTGGATGCCCCGCCGCCCCTGGGCTATCTCCCCCAGGGAACCACCAACGACTTCGCCTCCAGCCTCCAGATTCCACGGACCCCGGCGTCCGCCGCGAAAAACATTGTACAGAACCGCATGCGGGAACTGGACATCGGCCGGTGGAATGAGCGGAGCTTCATCTATGTGGCCTCCTTCGGCGCCTTCACCCGCAGTTCCTATGCCGCCTCTCAGGCGGCCAAGAACGCCCTGGGCCACTTTGCCTATATTCTGGAGGGGATGAAGGACCTGAACACCCTCCGCCCCTATCACATCCGCCTCACCGCTGACGGAGAGGTGCTGGACGGGGACTACCTGTTCGGCGCCGTGTGCAACTCCACCTCCATCGGCGGGCTGATGAAGCTGGACCCGGAGCGGGTGGTGCTGGATGACGGGAAATTCGAGATGCTGCTGGTCCCCAGCCCCAAGACAGCCGCGGATCTGCAGAATCTGGTGCTGGCGCTGCTGAACCAGCAGTATGACAGCCAGGGCCTGGTGTTCCGCCACGTCTCCTCCCTCCGGCTGGAGACAGAGGAGGAGCTGCCCTGGTCCCTGGACGGAGAGTATGCCCCCAGCGTGCCGGTGGTGGACATTGTCAATCGACAGCGGGCGCTGAGGATGCTGTTATGA
- a CDS encoding NUDIX hydrolase has product MRDLEHLRRRYADHVPGLLGARHSYAVLCPLVERPDGLHLLFEVRSAALHRQPGEVCFPGGRMEAGETPEQCALRETEEELAIPRQEVEVLGRPDFICNQAGFLMQPVLGLVSAAGFAAVAPSPAEVGEAFTVPLAFFRETAPEQYVYALQPDVPGDFPYETVGIPADYRWARGRVEVPIWYWQGHAVWGMTARLTQDIVRHLE; this is encoded by the coding sequence ATGAGAGACTTGGAACATCTGCGTCGCCGGTACGCAGACCATGTGCCGGGGCTTCTGGGCGCCCGGCACAGCTATGCCGTCCTCTGTCCCCTGGTGGAGCGGCCGGACGGCCTGCACCTGCTCTTCGAGGTCCGCTCCGCCGCCCTGCACCGCCAGCCCGGGGAGGTGTGTTTCCCCGGGGGCCGGATGGAGGCGGGGGAGACGCCGGAGCAGTGCGCCCTCCGGGAGACGGAGGAGGAACTGGCCATCCCCCGTCAGGAGGTGGAGGTCCTGGGCAGGCCGGACTTCATCTGCAATCAGGCGGGCTTTCTGATGCAGCCGGTGCTGGGACTGGTCTCGGCCGCCGGTTTTGCGGCGGTGGCGCCCTCCCCTGCGGAGGTGGGAGAGGCATTCACCGTCCCCCTGGCTTTTTTTCGGGAGACCGCTCCGGAGCAGTATGTCTATGCCCTGCAGCCGGACGTGCCGGGGGACTTTCCCTATGAGACCGTGGGGATTCCTGCGGACTACCGCTGGGCCCGGGGCCGGGTGGAGGTCCCCATCTGGTATTGGCAGGGCCACGCCGTCTGGGGTATGACCGCCCGCCTGACCCAGGACATCGTCCGCCACCTGGAATAA
- a CDS encoding bifunctional histidine phosphatase family protein/GNAT family N-acetyltransferase — MTTIYLIRHAEAEGNLYRIAQGQANSSITDRGERQIQALARRFADIPIDAVYASDLYRTCATASAIYKPKGLPLHRRRDLREICVGVWEEKTWGEIARQDPAQLENFNHRLHLWHVEGAETPQAVQTRLLAAVRDIAAANDGKTAAVFSHGCAIRLLLAALQGIPLEELGKTPTGSNTAVSLLRAEGARIQVVWRDDASHLTDPAFTQGCTVKQRANGLEPGLYFRPLAREQAEFPAAWAGTSGALSAGAPVLAGYLDGTPVGAVAFDDGRESERGCGWIPLLAVAEPWRRRGYGVQLIGQAVMHYRPMGRDRLRLPTPETEAAAGFYREFGFSPAADGPAWEKFIGYDPEFLGT; from the coding sequence ATGACCACCATCTATCTGATTCGCCACGCAGAGGCGGAGGGCAACCTGTACCGCATCGCCCAGGGACAGGCCAACAGCAGCATCACAGACCGGGGCGAGCGGCAGATCCAGGCGCTGGCGCGCCGATTCGCGGATATTCCCATCGACGCGGTCTACGCCAGCGACCTCTACCGCACCTGCGCCACCGCCAGCGCCATATACAAGCCCAAGGGCCTGCCCCTGCACCGGCGGCGGGACCTGCGGGAGATCTGCGTGGGCGTGTGGGAGGAGAAGACCTGGGGAGAGATCGCCCGGCAGGACCCGGCGCAGCTGGAAAACTTCAACCACCGGCTCCACCTGTGGCACGTAGAGGGCGCGGAGACGCCCCAGGCAGTCCAGACCCGGCTGCTGGCGGCCGTGCGGGACATTGCGGCGGCCAATGACGGAAAAACGGCGGCGGTGTTCTCTCATGGCTGCGCCATCCGCCTGCTGCTGGCGGCCCTGCAGGGCATCCCGCTGGAGGAGCTGGGGAAGACGCCCACCGGCAGCAACACCGCTGTCTCTCTGCTGCGGGCGGAGGGGGCGCGGATCCAGGTGGTCTGGCGGGACGATGCGAGCCATCTGACAGACCCGGCCTTCACCCAAGGATGCACCGTGAAGCAGCGGGCCAACGGACTGGAGCCCGGCCTCTATTTCCGCCCCCTGGCGCGGGAGCAGGCGGAGTTTCCGGCGGCGTGGGCGGGGACCTCCGGGGCACTGTCCGCCGGGGCGCCTGTACTGGCGGGGTATCTGGATGGAACGCCTGTGGGCGCGGTGGCCTTTGACGACGGCCGGGAATCGGAGCGGGGCTGCGGCTGGATCCCCCTGCTGGCAGTGGCAGAGCCCTGGCGGCGCCGGGGTTACGGCGTGCAGCTGATCGGCCAGGCAGTGATGCACTATCGCCCCATGGGCCGGGACCGCCTGCGGCTGCCCACGCCGGAGACGGAGGCTGCGGCGGGCTTTTACCGGGAGTTCGGCTTTTCTCCGGCGGCGGACGGGCCGGCGTGGGAAAAGTTCATCGGATATGACCCGGAGTTTCTGGGCACATAA